The Melioribacteraceae bacterium 4301-Me genome has a window encoding:
- the tnpA gene encoding IS200/IS605 family transposase, giving the protein MKPGVFTQIYIQIVFSPKYRDRLLKKTIRGEVFSYMSGIITNRKHKSIIINGMADHVHILIGANPNDKISDLVGTIKRETSTFINEKRWFREKFHWQDGYGAFSYGRSQLDAIYKYIANQERHHEKKTFKEEYTELLKKFSIEYNENFLFEFFDNINEF; this is encoded by the coding sequence ATTTTCTCCAAAGTACAGGGATCGATTATTAAAAAAGACTATAAGGGGAGAAGTTTTTAGTTACATGAGTGGAATTATTACAAATCGAAAACATAAATCAATTATAATCAACGGAATGGCAGATCATGTTCATATATTAATAGGTGCTAATCCGAATGATAAAATTTCCGATTTGGTTGGGACAATAAAAAGAGAAACATCGACATTTATAAATGAGAAGAGATGGTTCCGGGAAAAATTTCATTGGCAGGATGGCTACGGAGCTTTTTCCTATGGCAGATCACAATTGGATGCAATATATAAGTATATAGCCAACCAGGAAAGGCACCATGAGAAGAAGACATTTAAGGAAGAGTATACAGAGTTATTAAAAAAATTTTCAATAGAATATAATGAAAATTTTTTGTTCGAATTTTTTGATAATATTAACGAATTTTAA